A DNA window from Pseudomonas sp. GD03919 contains the following coding sequences:
- a CDS encoding OmpW/AlkL family protein, which produces MYKSLFTASLLALAIASPIAQAHQAGDIIVRAGAITVDPHEDSSNVKIGGVKAAGTAATLDSDTQLGLNFAYMLTDQLGVELLAATPFSHDIGTKGLGGLKLGSVKHLPPTLSLVYYPLDSKSAFQPYVGAGINYTWFFDDKLSSEAEGAGFRGLDLKDSWGLAAQIGADYMLTDNLMINAQVRYIDIETTGTTYLNGDKVKVDVDVDPFVYMVGLGYKF; this is translated from the coding sequence ATGTACAAGTCACTGTTCACTGCCTCACTGCTGGCCCTGGCCATCGCTTCCCCCATCGCCCAGGCTCACCAGGCTGGCGATATCATCGTCCGTGCCGGCGCGATCACCGTCGATCCGCACGAAGACAGCTCAAACGTCAAGATCGGCGGCGTGAAGGCTGCAGGTACCGCAGCGACGCTCGACAGCGATACCCAGCTGGGTCTGAACTTCGCCTACATGCTTACCGACCAGCTCGGTGTCGAACTGCTGGCTGCCACTCCTTTCAGCCATGACATCGGCACCAAAGGCCTCGGCGGTCTGAAACTGGGTTCGGTCAAGCACCTGCCGCCGACCCTGAGCCTGGTTTACTACCCGCTCGACAGCAAATCGGCCTTTCAGCCTTATGTCGGTGCGGGCATCAACTACACTTGGTTCTTCGACGACAAGCTCAGCAGCGAAGCCGAAGGGGCAGGCTTCCGTGGCCTGGACCTGAAAGATTCCTGGGGCTTGGCCGCACAGATCGGCGCAGACTACATGCTGACCGACAACCTGATGATCAACGCTCAGGTGCGTTACATCGATATCGAGACCACCGGCACCACCTATCTGAACGGTGACAAGGTCAAGGTCGATGTGGATGTCGACCCCTTCGTCTACATGGTCGGTCTGGGCTACAAGTTCTGA
- the uvrA gene encoding excinuclease ABC subunit UvrA — translation MDKILIRGARTHNLKNIDLTLPRDKLIVITGLSGSGKSSLAFDTLYAEGQRRYVESLSAYARQFLSMMEKPDVDTIEGLSPAISIEQKSTSHNPRSTVGTITEIYDYLRLLYARAGIPRCPDHDVPLEAQTVSQMVDQVLALPEGRKLMLLAPVIRERKGEHLSVFEELRAQGFIRARINGKLHELDELPKLDKQKKHSIDVVVDRFKVREDLQQRLAESFETALGLADGIALIAPMDDEPGEEIIFSARFACPHCGHSISELEPKLFSFNNPAGACPTCDGLGVKQFFDAKRLVNGELTLAEGAIRGWDRRNVYYFQMLGSLAAHYGFSLEEPFDDLAAEHQKVILFGSGTQNIDFKYLNDRGDIVKRSHPFEGIIPNLERRYRETESASVREELAKFLSTQPCPDCRGTRLRREARHVWVGEKTLPAVTGLPVGDACDYVANLHLTGRRGEIAEKILKEIRERLQFLVNVGLDYLTLDRSADTLSGGEAQRIRLASQIGAGLVGVMYILDEPSIGLHQRDNERLLGTLNHLRNLGNTVIVVEHDEDAIRMADYVVDIGPGAGVHGGRIVAEGTPDEVMNHPDSLTGKYLSGRERIRYPAQRTPRDKKKLLKLKGARGNNLRNVDLEIPVGLLTCVTGVSGSGKSTLINNTLFPLTATALNGATTLEAAPHDSFDGLQHLDKVVDIDQSPIGRTPRSNPATYTGLFTPIRELFAGVPESRSRGYGPGRFSFNVKGGRCEACQGDGVIKVEMHFLPDIYVPCDVCKGKRYNRETLEVKYKGKSITEVLDMTIEEARAFFDAVPAIARKLQTLMDVGLSYIKLGQSATTLSGGEAQRVKLSRELSKRDTGKTLYILDEPTTGLHFADIQQLLDVLHRLRDHGNTVVVIEHNLDVIKTADWLVDLGPEGGSKGGMIIATGTPEEVAANPASHTGHFLKPLLERDRA, via the coding sequence GTGGACAAGATTCTGATTCGTGGGGCCCGTACCCACAACCTGAAGAACATCGACCTGACCCTGCCGCGTGACAAGCTGATCGTGATCACCGGCCTGTCCGGCTCCGGCAAATCCTCCCTGGCTTTCGACACGCTTTATGCCGAGGGCCAGCGCCGCTACGTAGAGTCGCTGTCGGCCTACGCCCGGCAGTTCCTGTCGATGATGGAAAAGCCCGATGTCGACACCATCGAAGGCTTGTCACCGGCCATTTCCATCGAGCAGAAGTCCACCTCGCACAACCCGCGCTCGACCGTCGGCACCATCACCGAAATCTACGACTACCTGCGCCTGCTGTATGCCCGCGCCGGTATTCCACGCTGCCCGGACCATGACGTACCACTCGAAGCGCAAACCGTCAGCCAGATGGTCGACCAGGTGCTGGCTCTGCCGGAAGGCCGCAAGCTGATGCTGCTGGCACCGGTGATCCGCGAACGCAAGGGCGAGCACCTCTCGGTATTCGAGGAGCTGCGCGCGCAGGGCTTCATCCGCGCCAGGATCAACGGCAAGCTGCATGAGCTGGACGAGCTGCCCAAGCTAGATAAACAGAAGAAGCACTCCATCGACGTGGTGGTGGACCGCTTCAAGGTGCGCGAGGATCTGCAGCAGCGCCTGGCCGAGTCCTTCGAGACTGCGCTCGGCCTGGCCGACGGCATCGCCCTGATCGCTCCCATGGATGATGAGCCGGGCGAAGAGATCATCTTCTCCGCGCGCTTCGCCTGCCCGCACTGCGGCCACTCGATCAGCGAGCTGGAGCCCAAGCTGTTCTCCTTCAACAACCCGGCCGGCGCCTGCCCAACCTGCGACGGCCTGGGCGTGAAGCAGTTCTTCGACGCCAAGCGCCTGGTCAACGGCGAACTGACCCTGGCCGAAGGCGCCATCCGCGGCTGGGACCGACGCAACGTCTACTACTTCCAGATGCTCGGGTCACTGGCCGCGCACTACGGTTTCAGCCTGGAAGAGCCCTTCGACGACCTGGCCGCCGAGCACCAGAAAGTCATTCTGTTCGGCAGTGGTACGCAGAATATCGACTTCAAGTACCTCAACGACCGTGGCGACATCGTCAAACGTTCGCATCCCTTCGAGGGCATCATTCCCAACCTCGAGCGCCGCTACCGCGAGACCGAGTCGGCCAGCGTGCGCGAGGAGCTGGCCAAGTTCCTCAGCACCCAGCCCTGCCCCGATTGCCGTGGCACGCGCCTGCGCCGCGAGGCGCGACATGTCTGGGTCGGCGAGAAGACCCTGCCGGCGGTCACCGGCCTGCCGGTCGGTGACGCCTGCGATTACGTCGCCAATCTGCACCTGACCGGACGGCGCGGCGAGATCGCCGAGAAAATTCTCAAGGAAATCCGCGAGCGCCTGCAGTTTTTGGTCAACGTCGGCCTCGACTACCTGACCTTGGACCGCAGCGCCGACACCCTGTCCGGCGGCGAAGCGCAGCGCATCCGCCTGGCCAGCCAGATCGGCGCCGGCCTGGTCGGCGTGATGTACATTCTCGACGAGCCGTCCATCGGCCTGCACCAGCGCGACAACGAGCGCCTGCTCGGTACCCTCAACCATCTGCGCAACCTGGGCAATACGGTGATCGTGGTCGAGCACGACGAGGACGCCATCCGCATGGCCGATTACGTGGTCGATATCGGCCCAGGCGCAGGTGTGCATGGCGGCCGCATCGTCGCCGAAGGCACGCCGGACGAGGTGATGAATCACCCCGACTCACTGACCGGCAAATACCTGTCCGGCCGCGAGAGGATCCGCTATCCGGCGCAGCGCACGCCGCGCGACAAGAAGAAACTGCTCAAGCTCAAAGGCGCACGCGGCAACAACCTGCGCAATGTCGACCTGGAAATTCCGGTGGGCCTGCTCACCTGCGTCACCGGCGTGTCTGGTTCGGGTAAATCGACACTGATCAACAACACCCTGTTCCCACTGACCGCCACCGCGCTGAACGGTGCCACCACCCTGGAAGCGGCGCCGCACGATTCCTTCGACGGCCTGCAACACCTGGACAAGGTGGTCGACATCGACCAGAGCCCGATTGGCCGCACACCGCGTTCCAACCCGGCGACCTACACCGGCCTGTTCACACCGATCCGCGAGCTGTTCGCCGGCGTGCCGGAATCGCGCTCGCGCGGTTATGGCCCGGGCCGTTTCAGCTTCAACGTCAAGGGCGGGCGCTGCGAGGCGTGCCAGGGCGACGGCGTGATCAAGGTGGAGATGCACTTTTTGCCGGACATCTACGTGCCGTGCGACGTGTGCAAGGGCAAGCGCTACAACCGCGAAACCCTGGAAGTGAAGTACAAGGGCAAGAGCATCACCGAGGTGCTGGACATGACCATCGAGGAAGCCCGCGCCTTCTTCGACGCCGTGCCGGCCATCGCGCGCAAGCTGCAAACGCTGATGGACGTCGGCCTGTCCTACATCAAGCTCGGTCAGTCGGCGACCACCCTCTCCGGTGGCGAGGCCCAGCGGGTCAAGCTGAGCCGCGAGCTGAGCAAGCGCGACACTGGCAAGACTCTGTACATCCTCGACGAGCCGACCACCGGCCTGCATTTTGCCGATATCCAGCAACTGCTCGACGTGCTCCATCGCCTGCGCGACCACGGCAATACAGTGGTGGTGATCGAGCACAACCTGGACGTGATCAAGACCGCCGACTGGCTGGTCGATCTCGGCCCCGAGGGCGGCTCCAAGGGTGGGATGATCATCGCCACCGGCACACCGGAAGAGGTGGCCGCCAACCCGGCCTCGCATACCGGGCACTTCCTCAAGCCGCTGCTGGAACGCGACCGCGCCTGA
- a CDS encoding ExbD/TolR family protein — protein sequence MRMRRHHQQDEDTGIDLTPMLDVVFIMLIFFIVTSSFIRESGVEVQRPQAETANPQDKGNILIAVTADGQIWMDKQSVDIRSVRAHVERMRVDQPEGAVVVQADKDARTGLVVQVMDQARLAGVQDVALAAGSGVN from the coding sequence ATGAGAATGCGTCGTCACCACCAGCAGGACGAAGACACCGGCATCGACCTCACGCCGATGCTCGACGTGGTCTTCATCATGCTGATCTTCTTCATCGTCACCAGCTCGTTCATTCGCGAGTCCGGGGTCGAAGTGCAGCGCCCGCAGGCGGAAACCGCCAATCCGCAGGACAAGGGCAACATCCTCATCGCCGTCACCGCCGACGGGCAGATCTGGATGGACAAGCAGTCGGTGGACATCCGCAGCGTGCGTGCCCATGTCGAGCGCATGCGCGTCGATCAGCCGGAAGGCGCCGTAGTGGTGCAGGCCGACAAGGATGCGCGTACCGGCCTGGTCGTCCAGGTGATGGATCAGGCGCGTCTGGCCGGTGTGCAGGATGTCGCGCTGGCTGCCGGTAGCGGAGTCAACTGA
- a CDS encoding MFS transporter yields the protein MHDPHSERMSSSETRAAGGLAMVFAFRMLGMFMVLPVLATYGMDLTGSTPALIGLAIGAYGLTQAVLQIPFGIISDRIGRRPVIYVGLLIFAAGSVLAANADSIWGVIAGRVLQGAGAISAAVMALLSDLTREQHRTKAMAMIGMSIGLSFAVAMVVGPLLTRAFGLSGLFWATAAMALLGILIVAGIVPKDAGPLQHRESGVAAQALWPTLKHADLLRLDFAILALHAVLMASFVALPLALVEQGGLVKEEHWWVYLTALLIGFFGMVPFIIYGEKKRQMKRVLLGAVSVLLACELYFAFFGSSLRALVLGIVVFFTAFNLLEASLPSLVSKVAPAGGKGTAMGVYSTSQFLGAALGGILGGWLYQHVGLNAVFIGCAVLCAIWLAIAVTMREPPYVTSLRLPLDAAALADVGLVERLKATPGVADAVVVVDEAAIYIKVDTQQVDRTSIERLIASAPVACRV from the coding sequence ATGCACGATCCGCACAGCGAGCGCATGAGTAGTAGCGAGACCCGCGCGGCCGGCGGCCTGGCCATGGTGTTCGCGTTTCGTATGCTGGGCATGTTCATGGTGCTGCCCGTGCTGGCGACCTACGGCATGGATCTGACGGGTAGTACGCCGGCGCTGATCGGCCTGGCCATCGGTGCCTATGGTTTGACCCAGGCCGTGCTGCAAATTCCCTTCGGCATCATCAGTGACCGCATCGGCCGACGTCCGGTTATCTACGTCGGCCTGTTGATCTTCGCCGCCGGCAGCGTGCTGGCAGCCAATGCCGATTCGATCTGGGGGGTGATCGCCGGGCGCGTGCTGCAGGGCGCTGGGGCGATCTCTGCGGCTGTGATGGCGTTGCTGTCGGATCTGACCCGCGAGCAACATCGGACCAAGGCCATGGCCATGATTGGCATGAGCATCGGTCTGTCGTTTGCCGTGGCCATGGTGGTCGGCCCGCTGCTGACTCGCGCCTTCGGCCTGTCCGGGCTGTTCTGGGCGACGGCGGCGATGGCGTTGCTCGGCATCCTGATCGTCGCCGGCATCGTGCCGAAAGACGCCGGCCCGCTGCAGCATCGCGAATCCGGCGTGGCGGCACAGGCGCTGTGGCCGACCCTCAAGCACGCCGACCTGCTGCGTCTGGACTTCGCCATCCTGGCCCTGCATGCGGTGCTCATGGCCAGTTTCGTCGCCTTGCCGCTGGCGCTGGTGGAGCAGGGCGGGTTGGTCAAGGAAGAGCACTGGTGGGTGTATCTCACCGCGCTGTTGATCGGTTTCTTCGGCATGGTGCCGTTCATCATCTATGGCGAGAAAAAACGCCAGATGAAGCGCGTGCTGCTCGGTGCCGTCAGCGTGTTGCTGGCCTGCGAGCTCTACTTCGCCTTCTTCGGCAGCAGCCTGCGGGCGCTGGTACTGGGTATCGTGGTGTTCTTCACCGCCTTCAACCTGCTCGAAGCCTCGCTCCCGTCGCTGGTCAGCAAGGTGGCGCCGGCCGGTGGCAAGGGCACGGCGATGGGCGTCTATTCCACCAGCCAGTTCCTTGGCGCAGCGCTGGGCGGCATTCTCGGTGGCTGGTTGTACCAGCACGTTGGCCTGAACGCTGTGTTCATCGGCTGTGCCGTGCTCTGTGCAATTTGGCTGGCTATTGCTGTTACTATGCGCGAACCGCCGTATGTCACCAGTTTGCGCCTGCCGCTCGATGCCGCGGCACTGGCCGATGTCGGACTGGTCGAACGCCTCAAGGCAACGCCGGGAGTGGCGGACGCCGTGGTGGTGGTCGATGAAGCGGCCATCTACATTAAAGTCGATACCCAACAAGTGGATCGCACGTCAATCGAGCGCCTGATCGCATCGGCGCCCGTGGCGTGCCGAGTCTAG
- a CDS encoding NAD(P)-dependent oxidoreductase, whose protein sequence is MRMRLMLLGGGSALGQALIRLGAEEDIGFLAPRPPEEGWDAASLTTLLDDTRPDALINLAYYFDWFQAESVAESRLQTQERAVERLAELCQHHSIVLLQPSSYRVFDGARVTAYSEKEEPLPLGLRGQALWRLEQSVRAICPRHVLLRFGWLLDDSRDGRLGRFLQRAERDDALYLADDRRGNPTPVDDAARVILAVLKQLDCESPLWGTYHYGGHEASTSLSLGQAVLSEARHYRSNLVEDVAPQAHAARPDAADEPQHAVLACKKILHTFGIKPRAWRSALPNLLDRYYRHG, encoded by the coding sequence ATGCGAATGCGCCTGATGCTGCTGGGCGGCGGTAGTGCCCTGGGGCAAGCGCTGATCCGTCTGGGTGCCGAGGAAGACATCGGCTTCCTCGCCCCACGTCCGCCGGAGGAGGGCTGGGACGCCGCCAGCCTGACCACGCTGCTCGACGATACCCGCCCGGATGCGCTGATCAACCTCGCCTATTACTTCGACTGGTTCCAGGCCGAGTCGGTGGCCGAGTCGCGTCTGCAAACGCAGGAGCGTGCAGTGGAGCGGCTGGCCGAGTTGTGCCAGCACCACTCCATCGTCTTGCTGCAGCCATCCAGCTACCGGGTTTTCGATGGCGCGCGGGTCACCGCCTACAGCGAGAAGGAAGAGCCGCTGCCCCTCGGGCTGCGCGGTCAGGCGCTGTGGCGACTGGAGCAGAGCGTAAGGGCGATCTGCCCGCGCCATGTGCTGCTGCGCTTCGGCTGGCTGCTCGATGACAGTCGTGACGGGCGGCTGGGGCGCTTTCTGCAGCGCGCCGAGCGCGACGATGCGCTTTATCTCGCTGATGATCGACGCGGCAACCCCACTCCGGTGGACGATGCTGCACGCGTGATTCTGGCAGTACTCAAGCAGCTGGACTGCGAGTCGCCCCTGTGGGGTACCTATCATTACGGTGGTCACGAGGCCAGTACGTCGCTGAGCCTGGGGCAGGCGGTACTGAGCGAGGCACGTCACTATCGCAGCAACCTCGTCGAGGATGTCGCGCCCCAGGCGCACGCCGCGCGACCGGATGCTGCCGACGAACCACAGCATGCCGTACTGGCCTGCAAGAAGATTCTTCACACCTTCGGCATCAAGCCGCGCGCCTGGCGCTCTGCCTTGCCGAATCTACTGGATCGTTATTATCGCCATGGCTGA
- a CDS encoding NAD-dependent epimerase/dehydratase family protein, whose translation MAEFLVTGGAGFIGSNLVDALLAAGHDVRVLDNLSMGKRSNLPLDNPRLRFIEGDVADAEVVAQAVAGCSAVAHLAAVASVQASVDDPVATHQSNFIGTLNVCEAMRRHGVRRVVYASSAAIYGNNGEGVAIDEATAKAPLTPYAADKLAGEHYLDFYRRQHALEPAIFRFFNVFGPRQDPSSPYSGVISIFTQRAQQGLPISVFGDGEQTRDFFYVADLIELLLQGLLGEFVESPVNVGWNQAVSLNQLLAEIGALCGGLPQVTHLPARAGDIRHSRADNARLQAHYRMPQQTSLREGLRQLLEQ comes from the coding sequence ATGGCTGAATTTCTCGTAACGGGTGGTGCAGGCTTCATTGGTTCCAATCTGGTCGACGCCTTGTTGGCCGCCGGCCATGACGTGCGCGTGCTGGACAACCTGTCCATGGGCAAGCGCAGCAACCTGCCGCTGGACAACCCGCGCCTGCGCTTCATCGAGGGCGACGTTGCCGACGCGGAGGTGGTCGCTCAGGCAGTCGCCGGCTGTTCAGCCGTGGCGCACCTGGCCGCCGTGGCCTCGGTGCAGGCTTCGGTGGATGATCCTGTAGCCACTCATCAGAGCAACTTCATCGGTACCCTGAATGTCTGCGAGGCCATGCGCCGGCATGGTGTTCGGCGTGTGGTCTATGCCTCCAGCGCGGCTATCTATGGCAACAATGGTGAGGGCGTGGCGATCGACGAGGCTACAGCCAAGGCACCGTTGACGCCCTACGCTGCTGACAAGCTGGCGGGCGAGCACTATCTGGATTTCTACCGCCGTCAGCATGCGCTGGAGCCGGCGATATTCCGTTTCTTCAATGTATTCGGGCCACGCCAGGATCCGTCCTCGCCGTACTCCGGGGTGATCAGTATCTTCACCCAGAGGGCGCAGCAGGGGCTGCCGATCAGTGTTTTCGGCGATGGCGAGCAGACCCGGGACTTCTTCTATGTCGCTGACCTGATCGAGCTGCTGCTGCAGGGCTTGCTGGGTGAGTTCGTCGAGTCGCCAGTGAATGTCGGCTGGAATCAGGCCGTAAGTCTCAATCAGCTGCTGGCGGAGATCGGGGCGCTTTGCGGCGGCCTGCCGCAGGTGACGCACTTACCGGCGCGAGCTGGCGATATTCGGCATTCGCGGGCCGACAATGCGCGGTTGCAAGCTCATTACCGCATGCCGCAGCAGACGTCGCTGCGTGAAGGTCTGCGTCAGCTACTCGAGCAGTGA
- a CDS encoding MotA/TolQ/ExbB proton channel family protein, translating to MTDLFAFWLRAVDSAYALLDFMSAGGVVMWALAVLCVVFWTLVFERFWYMRRIFPRWVQERREAWQQVLADDNGNWQRAVRLAWLAQARQQLAAPLRLGKTLVALYPLLGLLGTVLGMIAVFDVLALNGTGNPRGMAAGVWQATLPTMAGMVLAIPGLFSLARLEREASQAIERLADQLRHD from the coding sequence GTGACTGATCTGTTCGCCTTCTGGCTGCGTGCGGTCGACAGTGCCTATGCACTGCTCGACTTCATGAGCGCCGGCGGCGTGGTGATGTGGGCGCTGGCGGTGCTCTGCGTGGTGTTCTGGACCCTGGTGTTCGAGCGCTTCTGGTACATGCGCAGGATTTTCCCGCGCTGGGTGCAGGAACGCCGCGAGGCCTGGCAGCAGGTGCTGGCCGATGACAACGGCAACTGGCAGCGCGCCGTGCGCCTGGCCTGGCTGGCGCAGGCGCGTCAGCAACTGGCAGCGCCGCTGCGCCTGGGCAAGACCCTGGTGGCGCTGTATCCGCTGCTGGGGCTGCTCGGCACCGTGCTGGGCATGATCGCCGTGTTCGACGTGCTCGCCCTCAACGGCACCGGCAACCCACGCGGCATGGCCGCAGGCGTCTGGCAGGCGACCCTGCCGACCATGGCCGGCATGGTCCTGGCCATCCCCGGATTGTTCAGCCTGGCACGCCTCGAGCGCGAAGCCAGCCAGGCCATCGAGCGGCTGGCCGACCAGCTGCGTCACGACTGA
- a CDS encoding DUF3450 domain-containing protein yields the protein MNRFPLRSLAVALMLASGSLAAAPLDAALDESQRLAAEAKASQGRIEQLDDASREMLTEYRNALQQAEALKGYNSQLRDLVEAQRQELASYQKQLDGIERTQEAVSPQMVKMVEVLGEFIAADLPFLPEEREDRLAQLQDLLPRADVSLADKYRRILEAYQIESDYGRTLEAWRGELNQGDAGSRSVEFLRLGRSMLYYQTLDAHESGWWNPQTKAWEVLDGSARRPLTQAIAIARQQQAPAVLSLPIKTLAEEAAQ from the coding sequence ATGAATCGCTTCCCCCTCCGTTCCCTGGCTGTGGCCCTGATGTTGGCCAGCGGCTCGTTGGCTGCTGCGCCGCTGGATGCCGCGCTGGATGAAAGCCAACGCCTGGCTGCCGAGGCAAAAGCCTCGCAGGGTCGTATCGAGCAACTGGATGACGCCAGCCGCGAGATGCTCACCGAGTACCGCAATGCCCTGCAGCAGGCTGAGGCTTTGAAAGGTTATAACAGTCAGCTTCGTGACCTGGTCGAAGCCCAGCGTCAGGAGCTGGCCAGTTATCAGAAGCAGCTCGATGGCATCGAACGTACCCAGGAAGCGGTAAGTCCGCAGATGGTCAAGATGGTCGAAGTGCTGGGTGAGTTCATCGCCGCCGATCTACCCTTCCTGCCCGAGGAGCGTGAAGACCGTCTGGCTCAGCTGCAGGATCTGCTGCCGCGCGCCGATGTCAGCCTGGCCGACAAATATCGCCGCATCCTCGAGGCCTATCAGATCGAGAGCGACTATGGCCGTACTCTGGAAGCTTGGCGGGGTGAACTGAACCAGGGCGACGCTGGCTCGCGCAGCGTCGAATTCCTGCGCCTGGGCCGCAGCATGCTTTATTACCAGACCCTCGATGCCCACGAGAGCGGCTGGTGGAACCCGCAGACCAAGGCATGGGAAGTGCTCGACGGCAGCGCGCGCCGCCCGTTGACCCAGGCCATCGCCATCGCCCGTCAGCAACAGGCGCCCGCCGTGCTGTCCCTGCCGATCAAGACCCTGGCCGAGGAGGCCGCACAATGA
- a CDS encoding MotA/TolQ/ExbB proton channel family protein, with translation MSRRVVAVLALSLLPALAAVAETLNPDQLLQRIRSERAAEVSAMQEREQAFLAKRSEQAQLLAAARSALNTQKAESERLKAEFDRQEAELAEQEKLLAQRVGHLGELFGVVRQSAGDVAGQWQDSLLNAQYPERLKRLKALAESRSLPSAEDLDGYWMLLLEDLAASGRIERLQLPVVNADGSRQEQQVLRVGAFAVYGEDAFLRYDADAGQLVAPPRQPSGLGQVKDYLSSTDTLATLPIDPSRGSLLAQLQQQPTLWDRLQQGGLVGWVIVVLGTFGLLLALWRMIYLSRVGRLVKAQMHNLSVPRDDNPLGRVIGVLGAKPQLADLETLELKLDEAILQETPPLEKGQGLLKLLAAVAPLLGLLGTVTGMIVTFQAITQSGGGDSRLMADGISQALVTTVLGLVVAIPLLFLHSLLASRSKGLIQILEQQSAGLIALHLSGAPRRD, from the coding sequence ATGAGTCGTCGTGTTGTAGCCGTCCTGGCGCTCAGCCTGTTGCCGGCACTGGCCGCCGTGGCCGAAACCCTCAACCCCGATCAACTGCTGCAGCGCATCCGCAGCGAGCGCGCTGCCGAAGTCAGCGCCATGCAGGAGCGCGAACAGGCATTTCTCGCCAAGCGTAGCGAGCAGGCGCAGTTGCTGGCTGCCGCGCGTTCCGCGCTGAATACCCAGAAAGCCGAGAGCGAGCGCCTCAAGGCCGAGTTCGACCGGCAGGAGGCCGAGCTGGCCGAGCAGGAGAAACTGCTGGCGCAGCGTGTTGGTCACCTTGGCGAGCTGTTTGGCGTGGTGCGCCAGAGCGCCGGTGATGTGGCCGGGCAATGGCAGGACAGCCTGCTCAACGCCCAGTACCCGGAGCGTCTCAAGCGCCTCAAGGCATTGGCTGAAAGCCGCTCGCTGCCGTCCGCCGAGGATCTCGACGGCTACTGGATGCTGCTGCTCGAAGACCTGGCCGCCAGCGGCCGTATCGAGCGCCTGCAACTGCCAGTGGTGAATGCCGATGGTTCGCGCCAGGAGCAGCAGGTGCTACGAGTCGGTGCCTTCGCCGTGTACGGCGAGGATGCCTTCCTGCGTTACGACGCCGATGCCGGGCAACTGGTGGCGCCGCCGCGTCAGCCCTCCGGCCTGGGCCAGGTCAAGGACTACCTGAGCAGCACTGACACGCTCGCCACGCTGCCCATCGATCCAAGCCGCGGCAGCCTGCTGGCTCAGCTGCAGCAGCAGCCGACCCTGTGGGATCGTCTGCAGCAGGGTGGTCTGGTCGGTTGGGTGATCGTCGTGCTGGGAACCTTTGGTCTGCTCCTGGCGCTGTGGCGGATGATTTACCTGAGCCGCGTCGGCCGTCTGGTCAAGGCGCAGATGCACAACCTCAGCGTGCCGCGTGATGACAACCCGCTGGGCCGTGTGATCGGCGTACTGGGCGCCAAGCCGCAACTGGCCGACCTGGAGACGTTGGAGCTGAAGCTCGACGAAGCGATCCTGCAGGAAACCCCGCCGCTGGAAAAAGGCCAGGGCCTGCTCAAGCTGCTGGCCGCCGTGGCACCGCTGCTCGGCCTGCTGGGCACTGTGACCGGCATGATCGTGACCTTCCAGGCCATCACTCAGAGCGGTGGCGGCGACTCGCGGCTGATGGCCGATGGTATCTCCCAGGCGCTGGTGACCACCGTCCTGGGCCTGGTGGTAGCCATTCCGCTGCTGTTCCTGCACAGCCTGCTGGCCAGCCGCAGCAAGGGCCTGATCCAGATTCTGGAGCAGCAGAGTGCCGGCCTGATTGCCCTGCACCTGTCGGGAGCGCCGCGCCGTGACTGA
- a CDS encoding single-stranded DNA-binding protein: MARGVNKVILVGTCGQDPETRYLPSGNAVTNLSLATSEQWTDKQTGQKVEKTEWHRVALFGKVAEIAGEYLRKGSQVYIEGKLQTREWEKDGIKRYTTEIIVDMQGTMQLLGGRPSGDEGGAPRQSRPAPQREPQQAPRQERPAPQQAQPAPDYDSFDDDIPF; encoded by the coding sequence ATGGCCCGTGGGGTTAACAAAGTCATTCTGGTCGGCACCTGCGGCCAGGACCCGGAAACACGCTACCTGCCCAGCGGCAACGCGGTCACCAACCTGAGCCTGGCCACCAGCGAGCAGTGGACCGATAAGCAGACCGGGCAGAAGGTCGAGAAGACCGAATGGCACCGCGTTGCCCTGTTCGGCAAGGTCGCTGAGATCGCCGGCGAGTACCTGCGCAAGGGCTCGCAGGTGTACATCGAGGGCAAGCTGCAGACCCGCGAGTGGGAAAAGGACGGCATCAAGCGTTACACCACCGAAATCATCGTCGACATGCAGGGCACCATGCAGCTGCTGGGCGGTCGTCCGAGCGGTGATGAAGGCGGTGCTCCGCGCCAGTCGCGTCCGGCCCCGCAGCGTGAGCCACAACAGGCCCCGCGTCAGGAGCGTCCGGCACCGCAGCAGGCCCAGCCAGCGCCTGACTACGACAGCTTCGATGACGATATCCCGTTCTAA